The following coding sequences are from one Geothrix sp. window:
- a CDS encoding M13 family metallopeptidase, with protein sequence MRRSASFLVLCLAVPALVAAPPKAGTRGLDLAGMDRAVAPGDDFFAYANGGWVKRTEIPGDRGSFGVGHQVTDLTDRRVAALIKAAAATKAPAGSELRKVGDCFTSFMDEKTIEARGLAPLQPTFQAIAAIRDRKDLARYLGTTLRADVDVLNATNYYTANLFGLWVAQDLDEPSRYSPFLLQGGLGMPERSYYLDPSEGMARIRAQYLAHVAAMLKLAGVPDADARAGAVLDLETHMATAHAGREESGDVLKGNNHWRRSDFGTKAPGLDWEVYFAAAGLTQPETFVVWQPGAFTGLSALTAEVPLEVWKDYLTFHALQSRARVLPKAVADQSFSFYGKVLSGAAKPRERWVYGVAVTNQALGEAIGKAYVAKYFPPSEKARAQKMVANLIAAFRARIAALAWMSPETKAKANAKLDTLKVGVGYPDRWRDYAGLKIVAGDAFGNAERAERFEYERNLRKLGQPIDRSEWVMTPQTVNAVNLPVMNALNFPAAILQPPYFDPKRSEAMDYGATGATIGHEISHSFDDSGCLFDASGKLNNWWTPEDLKHFEASAEQLVKQFDAYEPFPGLHIKGRQTLGENIADVAGLAAAHDAYRLSLGGKAAPVVQGLTGDQQFFLSYAQSWREKTREPLLRQQILTDGHTPAPFRPTTVRNLDAWYPAFQVKPGQTLYLAPADRVKIW encoded by the coding sequence ATGCGCCGATCCGCCTCTTTCCTGGTCCTCTGCCTGGCCGTCCCCGCGCTGGTGGCCGCCCCCCCCAAGGCTGGAACCCGCGGCCTCGACCTGGCGGGCATGGATCGCGCCGTGGCCCCCGGCGATGACTTCTTCGCCTATGCGAACGGCGGCTGGGTGAAGCGGACGGAGATCCCCGGCGACCGGGGCTCCTTCGGCGTGGGCCATCAGGTGACCGACCTCACGGATCGCCGGGTGGCGGCCCTCATCAAGGCCGCGGCGGCGACCAAGGCGCCGGCGGGATCGGAACTGCGCAAGGTCGGCGACTGCTTCACCAGCTTCATGGACGAGAAGACCATCGAGGCCCGGGGTCTGGCCCCCCTCCAGCCCACCTTCCAGGCCATCGCGGCCATCCGGGACCGCAAGGATCTGGCCCGCTACCTGGGCACCACGCTGCGCGCCGACGTGGACGTGCTGAACGCCACCAACTATTACACGGCCAACCTCTTCGGCCTCTGGGTCGCCCAGGACCTGGACGAACCCAGCCGGTATTCCCCCTTCCTGCTGCAGGGCGGCCTGGGCATGCCCGAGCGCAGCTACTACCTGGATCCCTCCGAAGGCATGGCCAGGATCCGCGCCCAGTACCTCGCCCACGTGGCGGCCATGTTGAAGCTGGCCGGCGTTCCCGACGCCGACGCCAGGGCCGGGGCAGTGCTGGACCTGGAGACGCACATGGCCACGGCCCACGCCGGCCGCGAGGAATCCGGGGACGTCCTGAAGGGCAACAACCACTGGCGCCGGTCGGATTTCGGCACGAAGGCCCCGGGCCTCGACTGGGAGGTCTACTTCGCCGCCGCCGGCCTGACGCAGCCCGAGACCTTCGTGGTCTGGCAGCCCGGCGCCTTCACCGGCCTTTCCGCCCTGACGGCCGAAGTCCCCCTCGAAGTCTGGAAGGACTACCTCACCTTCCACGCCCTGCAGAGCCGGGCGCGCGTGCTGCCCAAGGCCGTGGCGGACCAGTCCTTCTCCTTCTACGGCAAGGTCCTCAGCGGGGCGGCCAAGCCCCGCGAACGCTGGGTCTACGGCGTGGCGGTCACCAATCAGGCCCTGGGCGAGGCCATCGGGAAGGCCTACGTGGCGAAGTACTTCCCGCCCTCCGAGAAGGCCCGGGCCCAGAAGATGGTGGCCAACCTCATCGCGGCCTTCCGGGCCCGCATCGCGGCCCTGGCCTGGATGTCCCCGGAGACCAAGGCCAAGGCCAACGCCAAGCTGGACACGCTCAAGGTGGGCGTCGGCTATCCCGACCGCTGGCGGGACTACGCGGGCCTGAAGATCGTGGCCGGCGATGCCTTCGGCAACGCCGAGCGGGCCGAGCGCTTCGAGTACGAGCGCAACCTGCGCAAGCTGGGCCAGCCCATCGACCGCAGCGAGTGGGTGATGACGCCCCAGACCGTGAACGCGGTGAACCTGCCCGTGATGAACGCCCTCAACTTCCCGGCGGCCATCCTGCAGCCCCCCTACTTCGACCCGAAGCGGTCCGAAGCCATGGACTACGGCGCCACCGGAGCCACCATCGGCCACGAGATCAGCCACAGCTTCGACGACTCCGGCTGCCTCTTCGACGCCAGCGGCAAGCTCAACAACTGGTGGACCCCCGAGGACCTGAAGCACTTCGAGGCCTCGGCGGAGCAGCTGGTGAAGCAGTTCGACGCCTACGAGCCCTTCCCGGGCCTGCACATCAAGGGCCGGCAGACCCTGGGTGAGAACATCGCGGACGTGGCCGGGCTGGCCGCCGCCCATGACGCCTACCGCCTCTCCCTGGGCGGCAAGGCCGCGCCTGTGGTGCAGGGGCTCACCGGGGATCAGCAGTTCTTCCTCAGCTACGCGCAGAGCTGGCGGGAGAAGACCCGCGAGCCGCTGCTCCGCCAGCAGATCCTCACGGACGGCCATACCCCGGCCCCCTTCCGGCCCACCACCGTGCGGAACCTGGACGCCTGGTACCCCGCCTTCCAGGTGAAGCCCGGCCAGACCCTCTATCTGGCCCCGGCGGATCGGGTGAAGATCTGGTAG
- a CDS encoding isochorismatase family protein encodes MALLDSSRSILVVIDFQGKLVHMVHRPAPVLESARRLLRLADLFAVPVVLTEQYPKGIGPTEESIRAIYDGLATPKFFLEKTAFGCCGDTGFETLLQQARPMLRPPQRQIVIAGIEAHVCVMQTVLELLAQGSEVHLCWDAISGRGEEYRDRALDRMAAAGATLTNHESVAFEWARDKNHPQFKALSALMKEGQPQG; translated from the coding sequence ATGGCGCTTCTCGACTCCAGCCGCAGCATCCTCGTCGTCATCGACTTCCAGGGGAAGCTCGTCCACATGGTGCACCGCCCGGCCCCGGTGCTGGAGTCGGCGCGCCGCCTTCTCCGGCTGGCGGACCTCTTCGCCGTGCCCGTGGTGCTCACGGAGCAGTACCCCAAGGGCATCGGGCCCACGGAGGAGAGCATCCGCGCCATCTACGACGGCCTTGCCACCCCGAAGTTCTTCCTCGAGAAGACCGCCTTCGGCTGCTGCGGCGACACGGGCTTCGAGACCCTGCTCCAGCAGGCCCGGCCCATGCTGCGGCCCCCGCAGCGCCAGATCGTGATTGCGGGCATCGAGGCCCACGTCTGCGTCATGCAGACCGTGCTCGAGCTGCTCGCTCAGGGCTCCGAAGTGCACCTCTGCTGGGACGCCATCAGCGGCCGGGGGGAGGAGTACCGGGACCGCGCCCTGGACCGCATGGCCGCCGCCGGCGCGACCCTCACCAACCACGAGTCCGTGGCCTTCGAGTGGGCCCGGGACAAGAACCACCCCCAGTTCAAGGCCCTTTCGGCGCTCATGAAGGAAGGCCAGCCCCAGGGTTAA
- a CDS encoding uracil-DNA glycosylase family protein, with the protein MSRIQGHPVPALFPASGAVSVMLFGEAPGPRGADQSGIPFWGDGAGITVYRALAATGRAEVPAAAWEDWDGARFKALGLAPRLHRTALSNAFPACPTKDGEHFHAPSNRDLLAPANLARLSAELTRAAAGRTSPLRVIAFGKRAEWVLSRLPGASVFDLHALPHPSAQGLLQGAPGKGKGLKLEDLRAAWQAQLCGLLSD; encoded by the coding sequence ATGTCCCGCATCCAAGGCCACCCCGTCCCCGCCCTGTTCCCGGCCTCCGGAGCGGTTTCCGTGATGCTCTTCGGGGAGGCTCCCGGTCCCCGTGGCGCAGACCAGTCGGGCATCCCCTTTTGGGGGGACGGCGCGGGCATCACGGTGTACCGGGCTCTGGCCGCCACGGGCCGCGCCGAGGTGCCCGCGGCGGCCTGGGAAGACTGGGATGGGGCCCGTTTCAAGGCCCTGGGCCTGGCACCCCGGCTGCATCGCACGGCCCTCAGCAACGCCTTCCCCGCCTGCCCGACGAAGGACGGCGAGCACTTCCACGCCCCTTCGAACCGCGACCTGCTGGCCCCCGCCAACCTGGCCCGGCTCTCGGCGGAGCTGACCCGGGCGGCCGCGGGGCGAACCTCGCCGCTGCGCGTCATCGCCTTCGGCAAGCGGGCCGAGTGGGTGCTCAGCCGCCTGCCCGGGGCCTCGGTGTTCGACCTCCACGCCCTGCCCCACCCCAGCGCCCAGGGACTGCTGCAGGGCGCCCCGGGGAAAGGGAAGGGATTGAAGCTGGAAGACCTCCGCGCCGCCTGGCAGGCGCAGCTCTGCGGCCTCCTCTCCGATTGA
- a CDS encoding c-type cytochrome — MRSALLLSPLLLCSHLLADPSPKTVTELKAFFAANCVKCHGPDGSAMADGKKLGGRDFTDAAKQAKQTDEEMAKTIRKGIFFGVVMPSFKDRLSDEDALLMVKEVVRKAEKGKVIAP, encoded by the coding sequence ATGCGGTCCGCTCTCCTCCTGTCCCCGCTCCTGCTCTGCTCCCATCTCCTGGCGGATCCGTCCCCCAAGACCGTGACCGAGCTCAAGGCCTTCTTCGCCGCGAACTGCGTCAAATGCCACGGACCCGACGGCTCCGCCATGGCCGACGGCAAGAAGCTCGGCGGGCGGGACTTCACGGATGCGGCCAAGCAGGCCAAGCAGACTGACGAAGAGATGGCCAAGACCATCCGGAAGGGCATCTTCTTCGGGGTCGTCATGCCTTCCTTCAAAGACCGGCTCAGCGACGAGGACGCCCTCCTGATGGTCAAAGAGGTCGTCCGCAAGGCCGAGAAGGGCAAGGTCATCGCCCCCTAG
- a CDS encoding tetratricopeptide repeat protein translates to MRHLAAFAICMLLGLAGPTGRSQADPPPAPAQAPDKATFDEARRHLVRGAAAIEMAKNDGDLALAADEFQKAVTIYPGWAFAWMNLGQVQARLGRLPEAMASYKRFLVLAPEDKEAGKVSDELIKLEFRLEQSARIRNRGGIWVGEGGMPYLAKAEGNSLVLKTARQRMSARELDANEFMGGDTGIPVREFRLELQGTKVTGTSTRSEVVAGKCTVPAEVVEVEGSYDEAAGRLTLKMQRTRFQSRTSVNLFLDPVDCRGVTSLGKDEVQVMLLGPLPEGGIDIPVDLAYLPGGVLIRHEWQGHLGVGSYTAPLTDRAKALGFQKMDEIIAIDGLPIKELAPAEIVRRLRGPVGSEVALTVLHKKAKEPEILRVSRVPVAPPAADRPFVYEVWTN, encoded by the coding sequence ATGCGCCACCTTGCCGCCTTCGCCATCTGCATGCTCCTCGGCCTCGCTGGGCCGACCGGACGCAGCCAGGCCGACCCCCCCCCGGCTCCAGCGCAGGCACCGGACAAGGCCACCTTCGACGAGGCGAGACGGCATCTGGTGCGCGGCGCCGCCGCCATCGAGATGGCCAAGAACGATGGTGATCTCGCCCTGGCCGCCGACGAGTTCCAAAAGGCCGTGACCATCTACCCGGGATGGGCCTTTGCCTGGATGAACCTGGGCCAGGTCCAGGCGAGGCTGGGCCGCCTGCCGGAGGCCATGGCCAGCTACAAGCGCTTCCTCGTCCTGGCGCCGGAGGACAAGGAGGCGGGCAAGGTCAGCGACGAACTCATCAAGCTGGAGTTCCGCCTTGAGCAGAGCGCCCGGATCCGCAACAGGGGCGGGATCTGGGTCGGGGAGGGGGGCATGCCTTACCTGGCCAAGGCGGAAGGCAACAGCCTTGTCCTGAAGACGGCGCGGCAGCGCATGTCGGCTCGGGAGCTGGACGCGAACGAGTTCATGGGTGGCGATACCGGGATCCCCGTCCGCGAGTTCCGGCTGGAGTTGCAGGGCACCAAGGTCACGGGCACGAGCACGCGCAGCGAGGTGGTGGCGGGGAAGTGCACGGTGCCGGCGGAAGTGGTGGAAGTGGAGGGCTCGTACGACGAGGCCGCCGGGCGCTTGACCCTCAAGATGCAGAGGACGCGATTCCAGAGCCGCACCAGCGTGAACCTCTTCCTGGATCCCGTGGACTGCCGAGGAGTGACCAGCCTAGGCAAGGACGAGGTCCAGGTGATGCTGCTGGGTCCCCTCCCGGAAGGGGGGATCGATATTCCCGTGGATTTGGCCTACCTGCCGGGCGGGGTCCTGATCCGGCACGAGTGGCAGGGCCACCTGGGCGTGGGCAGCTACACGGCACCCCTCACTGACCGGGCCAAGGCCCTCGGGTTCCAGAAGATGGATGAGATCATCGCCATCGATGGCCTCCCCATCAAGGAATTGGCTCCCGCCGAGATCGTCCGCCGCCTGCGGGGCCCCGTGGGCAGCGAGGTGGCCCTGACCGTCCTGCACAAGAAGGCCAAGGAACCCGAGATCCTACGCGTGTCCCGCGTGCCGGTGGCGCCCCCCGCGGCGGACCGGCCCTTCGTCTACGAAGTCTGGACGAACTGA
- a CDS encoding M16 family metallopeptidase, with product MRFSRRLLLPLCGALAFTLVAGDAPKAVAKSPSKAKAAKSAPLPDPIKVTAVEGITEYRLANGLRVLLYPDASKPTATTNITYMVGSRHEHYGETGMAHLLEHMLFKGTKDRPETWKILNELGGDANGTTNFDRTNYYVSFPASEENLKKALDLEADRMLNCTFTAETLWGKDGKSGEMTVVRNEFESGENNPFRTTLLRVLSVAFDWHNYGKPAIGARSDIEHVNVQHLRDFYQKYYQPDNAVLVVAGKFDEPKTLAYINATFGRLPRPTRSLEPTYTVEPTQDGERQVTVRRVGGTPLLVAGYHSAPAAHADRTATDMAASILADVPSGRLYKALVETKLAAQVFQISFTTFEPGLQMFGVVLPKDGDMEKAKEALVRELEGLKDKPLTQAELDRAKVQAQKGIDQALSDTKNMAISLSEAMAAGDWREWFLDRDRTQTATLEQVQTAAVAYFKPSNRTLGQFIPTEKPDRTTVPGVPDIDAEVKGYTGKQTIAQGEAFDASPANVDQRTLRFTAPNGLKGALLSKKTKGGMASIQLTLRFGQETALRDKAATPGLTGGMLMRGTLKHSRQEIADAFDKLKAEVSITGGATSANATLTVPRENLAATLRLVAEVLREPAFPVAELDTLVKQQTTGLESQRQEPQAKAMEFMGQTFDPYPAGHPSAYRSYETRIGELKAAKVEDLKAFHAAFYGADHATFAASGDFDAQEVQGLVTELFGSWKATSPYERIPARLKEVAGQSKVLETPDKQMAFFLASERWAMKDTDADYPAFLMANQVLGGGALKNRIADRLRQKEGFSYGAGSFVNVSSQDPVSAWQAYAIYAPQNVAKLEAAFHEEIQKALKEGFTQDELEFARKTWLQGEEAQRQEDKEIAGWLNSSLYLGRSVLFQAELETKVKALKLDEVNAALRKYLDPAKLVVVKAGDFAKDAKK from the coding sequence ATGCGCTTCTCCCGTCGATTGTTGCTGCCCCTCTGCGGGGCCCTGGCCTTCACGCTGGTGGCGGGGGACGCCCCCAAGGCCGTCGCTAAGAGCCCCTCCAAGGCGAAAGCCGCCAAGTCCGCGCCCCTGCCTGATCCCATCAAGGTCACGGCGGTGGAGGGCATCACCGAGTACCGGCTGGCGAACGGCCTGCGGGTGCTGCTCTATCCCGATGCCAGCAAACCCACGGCCACCACGAACATCACCTACATGGTGGGCAGCCGCCACGAGCACTACGGCGAAACGGGCATGGCCCACCTGCTGGAGCACATGCTCTTCAAGGGCACGAAGGACCGCCCTGAGACCTGGAAGATCCTCAATGAACTGGGCGGTGACGCCAACGGCACCACCAACTTCGACCGCACGAACTACTACGTCTCGTTCCCAGCCAGCGAAGAGAACCTGAAGAAGGCCCTGGATCTGGAAGCGGACCGGATGCTGAACTGCACCTTCACCGCCGAGACGCTGTGGGGCAAGGACGGCAAGAGCGGGGAGATGACCGTCGTCCGCAACGAGTTCGAGTCCGGTGAGAACAATCCCTTCCGCACCACCCTCCTCCGGGTCCTGTCGGTGGCCTTCGACTGGCACAACTACGGGAAGCCCGCCATCGGGGCCCGCAGCGACATCGAGCACGTGAACGTCCAGCACCTGCGCGACTTCTACCAGAAGTACTACCAGCCGGACAACGCCGTGCTGGTGGTGGCGGGAAAGTTCGACGAGCCCAAGACGCTGGCCTACATCAACGCCACCTTTGGCCGGCTCCCCAGGCCCACCCGGTCCCTGGAGCCCACCTACACCGTCGAGCCCACCCAGGATGGCGAGCGCCAGGTCACCGTCCGCCGCGTCGGCGGCACGCCGCTGCTGGTGGCCGGCTACCACTCCGCACCCGCGGCCCACGCCGACCGCACGGCCACGGACATGGCGGCCTCCATCCTGGCGGATGTGCCGAGCGGCCGCCTCTACAAGGCGCTGGTGGAAACCAAGCTGGCCGCCCAGGTCTTCCAGATCTCCTTCACCACCTTCGAACCCGGCCTCCAGATGTTCGGCGTCGTGCTGCCGAAGGACGGCGACATGGAGAAGGCCAAGGAGGCCCTGGTGCGCGAGCTGGAGGGTCTGAAGGACAAGCCTCTCACCCAGGCCGAGCTGGACCGCGCCAAGGTGCAGGCCCAGAAGGGCATCGACCAGGCCCTGTCCGACACCAAGAACATGGCCATCAGCCTCAGCGAGGCCATGGCCGCCGGCGACTGGCGGGAGTGGTTCCTGGATCGCGATCGCACCCAGACGGCCACCCTCGAGCAGGTGCAGACGGCCGCCGTGGCCTACTTCAAGCCCAGCAACCGCACCCTCGGCCAGTTCATCCCCACCGAGAAACCGGACCGCACGACGGTGCCGGGCGTACCCGACATCGACGCCGAGGTGAAGGGCTACACCGGCAAGCAGACCATCGCCCAGGGCGAGGCCTTCGATGCCAGCCCCGCCAATGTGGACCAGCGCACGCTCCGCTTCACGGCCCCCAACGGCCTGAAGGGCGCCCTGCTCTCAAAGAAGACCAAGGGGGGCATGGCGTCGATCCAGCTGACCCTGCGTTTCGGACAGGAGACGGCCCTGCGGGACAAGGCCGCCACGCCGGGCCTCACCGGCGGCATGCTCATGCGCGGCACGCTGAAGCACAGCCGCCAGGAGATCGCGGATGCCTTCGACAAGCTGAAGGCCGAGGTGTCCATCACCGGCGGCGCCACCTCCGCCAATGCCACCCTCACGGTGCCGCGGGAGAACCTGGCCGCCACGCTGCGACTGGTGGCTGAAGTCCTTCGCGAGCCCGCCTTCCCCGTTGCGGAGCTCGACACGCTCGTGAAGCAGCAGACCACGGGGCTGGAGTCCCAGCGCCAGGAACCCCAGGCCAAGGCCATGGAGTTCATGGGCCAGACCTTCGATCCCTATCCCGCCGGGCACCCCTCGGCCTACCGCTCCTACGAGACGCGGATCGGCGAGCTGAAGGCCGCCAAGGTCGAGGACCTGAAGGCCTTCCACGCCGCCTTCTACGGCGCCGACCACGCCACCTTCGCGGCCTCCGGCGACTTCGACGCCCAGGAGGTCCAGGGCCTCGTGACCGAGCTCTTCGGCTCCTGGAAGGCCACTTCGCCCTATGAGCGCATTCCCGCCCGGCTGAAGGAGGTGGCAGGCCAGTCGAAGGTGCTCGAGACCCCCGACAAGCAGATGGCCTTCTTCCTGGCCTCCGAGCGCTGGGCCATGAAGGATACCGATGCGGACTACCCGGCCTTCCTCATGGCCAACCAGGTCCTCGGCGGAGGCGCCCTGAAGAACCGCATCGCCGACCGCCTGCGCCAGAAGGAGGGCTTCAGCTACGGCGCCGGTTCCTTCGTGAACGTCAGCAGCCAGGATCCCGTCTCCGCCTGGCAGGCTTACGCCATCTACGCGCCCCAGAACGTCGCGAAGCTGGAGGCCGCCTTCCACGAGGAGATCCAGAAGGCACTGAAGGAGGGCTTCACGCAAGATGAGCTCGAATTCGCGCGCAAGACCTGGCTGCAGGGGGAAGAGGCCCAGCGGCAGGAGGACAAGGAGATCGCCGGCTGGCTGAACAGTTCGCTCTACCTCGGGCGGTCCGTCCTCTTCCAGGCGGAACTGGAAACCAAGGTGAAGGCCCTGAAACTTGACGAGGTGAACGCGGCCCTCCGGAAGTACCTGGATCCCGCGAAGCTGGTGGTGGTCAAGGCCGGAGATTTCGCCAAGGATGCAAAGAAGTAG
- a CDS encoding RluA family pseudouridine synthase: MARIEREWQAEHEGSALASELHRIMVISHRQAKGFIDCNCVTVNGEIVQKHGHRLKAGDSVRVEFDPEQTYEVLPPERKLKAGPFETLWEDNHLLFVFKPAGLLTVPAEQGGEPSLAEAITEAYRRRGFKRFNLYIVHRLDRFTSGVLVFAKTPEALHGLKKHFELHRLQRVYFAVLVGELPENSGTLAGHLIEHAKSLKMSVAVARKGPGGGKRMPPGAKEAVTHYRVIERLPGHTVVEVKLETGRRNQIRVQFADRGFPLLGDQVYGVESPLLDRQALHAELLGFKHPVTEEQVTVTAPMPADMEAALKVLRNQARLVRASTGVKGEEGIFQPTESFDHKLKRVARAKRYEDRDEAPNRPARPRPGGSEERPRRTFGATDRPSRPPRREDGDTRPRHTSGPSDRPARPRREDGDARPRPASGPSERPARPRREDGDERPRRSFGSAERPARPRREDGDARPRSTSGPSERSARPRREDGDERPRRSFGSAERPARPRREDGDARPRSTSGPNDRPARPRRDDGDERPRRSFGSAERPARPRREDGEVRRPRPASGPADRPARPRRDEGDERPRRTFGAGDRPTRPRSASGPHDRPSGPRREGATGRPSGKPAPRTNKPKPRKP; this comes from the coding sequence ATGGCACGCATCGAACGGGAGTGGCAGGCGGAACATGAGGGCTCGGCCCTGGCTTCTGAACTGCACCGGATCATGGTCATCAGCCACCGGCAGGCCAAGGGCTTCATCGACTGCAACTGCGTCACGGTGAATGGCGAGATCGTGCAGAAGCACGGCCATCGGCTGAAGGCCGGCGACTCGGTCAGGGTGGAATTCGATCCCGAGCAGACCTACGAGGTGCTGCCGCCGGAGCGCAAGCTGAAGGCCGGCCCCTTCGAGACGCTGTGGGAGGACAACCACCTGCTCTTCGTCTTCAAGCCCGCGGGCCTGCTCACGGTGCCCGCCGAGCAGGGCGGCGAGCCCAGCCTGGCCGAGGCCATCACCGAGGCCTACCGGCGTCGCGGCTTCAAGCGTTTCAACCTGTACATCGTGCATCGCCTGGACCGCTTCACCAGCGGCGTGCTGGTGTTCGCGAAAACGCCCGAGGCCCTCCACGGCCTGAAGAAGCACTTCGAGCTGCACCGCCTCCAGCGCGTCTATTTTGCCGTGCTGGTCGGTGAGCTGCCGGAGAACAGCGGCACCCTGGCCGGGCACCTCATCGAGCACGCCAAGTCCCTGAAGATGTCCGTGGCCGTCGCCCGCAAGGGACCCGGCGGCGGCAAGCGCATGCCCCCCGGCGCCAAGGAGGCGGTGACCCACTACCGCGTCATCGAGCGCCTGCCAGGCCACACCGTGGTGGAGGTGAAGCTGGAAACCGGCCGCCGCAACCAGATCCGGGTGCAGTTCGCCGACCGCGGCTTCCCCCTCCTGGGCGACCAGGTCTACGGCGTCGAGAGCCCCCTGCTGGACCGCCAGGCCCTGCATGCCGAGCTGCTGGGCTTCAAGCATCCCGTCACCGAGGAGCAGGTCACCGTCACGGCCCCCATGCCCGCGGACATGGAGGCGGCCCTGAAGGTGCTGCGCAACCAGGCCCGGCTCGTCCGCGCGTCCACGGGCGTGAAGGGTGAGGAGGGCATCTTCCAGCCCACCGAAAGCTTCGATCACAAGCTCAAGCGCGTGGCCCGCGCCAAGCGCTATGAGGATCGGGACGAGGCCCCCAACCGTCCGGCCCGCCCCCGACCAGGTGGCAGCGAGGAGCGGCCCCGCCGCACCTTCGGCGCCACGGATCGGCCGTCCCGTCCTCCTCGTCGCGAGGATGGCGATACCCGCCCCAGGCACACCTCCGGGCCCAGCGATCGCCCCGCCCGTCCCCGCCGGGAGGATGGTGACGCCCGGCCCAGGCCCGCTTCCGGCCCCAGCGAGCGCCCCGCCCGCCCGCGTCGCGAGGATGGTGATGAGCGTCCCCGCCGTAGCTTCGGGTCCGCCGAGCGTCCGGCCCGGCCCCGCCGGGAGGATGGTGACGCCCGCCCCAGGTCCACTTCCGGCCCCAGCGAGCGCTCCGCCCGCCCGCGCCGCGAGGACGGTGATGAGCGCCCCCGCCGCAGCTTCGGTTCCGCCGAGCGTCCGGCCCGGCCCCGCCGGGAAGACGGTGATGCCCGCCCCAGGTCTACTTCCGGCCCCAACGATCGCCCAGCCCGCCCTCGCCGCGACGACGGTGACGAGCGCCCCCGCCGCAGCTTTGGTTCCGCCGAGCGTCCGGCCCGGCCCCGCCGGGAGGATGGCGAGGTCCGCCGGCCCAGGCCCGCGTCGGGTCCCGCGGATCGCCCGGCCCGCCCGCGCCGCGACGAGGGGGACGAACGCCCGCGCCGTACCTTTGGCGCCGGTGACCGGCCCACCCGGCCCCGCAGCGCCTCAGGCCCCCATGACCGCCCGTCCGGTCCCCGCCGGGAAGGCGCCACTGGGCGCCCCTCGGGCAAGCCCGCCCCGCGGACAAATAAACCCAAACCCCGGAAACCCTAG
- a CDS encoding 4a-hydroxytetrahydrobiopterin dehydratase, translated as MSKDLVSPEAMEAFLARHPEWVAQGDSHGLTLRRRFAFSSYPRGLGFVVAAAEHAEAVNHHPDLTLGYRWVVAVLMTHVSLGITQRDLDLAEALDRLYLEHL; from the coding sequence ATGTCCAAGGATCTGGTCAGCCCTGAAGCCATGGAGGCCTTCCTGGCGCGGCATCCCGAGTGGGTGGCCCAGGGCGATTCCCACGGCCTGACGCTGCGCCGGCGCTTCGCGTTCTCGTCCTATCCCCGCGGGCTCGGCTTCGTGGTGGCCGCCGCGGAGCACGCCGAGGCCGTGAACCACCACCCGGACCTGACGCTGGGCTACCGGTGGGTCGTCGCCGTACTCATGACCCACGTCAGCCTCGGCATCACCCAGCGCGACCTGGACCTGGCCGAGGCCCTGGACCGGCTGTATCTGGAGCACCTCTAG
- a CDS encoding 3-oxoacyl-ACP reductase family protein: protein MPFNHPPLLGRVAFVSGSSRGIGRAIAVELAHWGADVVVHAQKNLDLAEAVAAEIRGLGRRAMVVLADVRVKAELEAAADRVKAELGPVDILVNNVGTRQDGPFILMGDEKWEEVMNVNLRGTVYATKAFVRGMMARKWGRIVNIVSPTGIIGKAGQTNYGASKGAVIALTKSLAREMAPFGVLVNAVNPGLIHTELTQDVSEEMRREMLAPAILKREGEPEEVAGVVAFLCSEWASYMSGQIINVDGGLCP from the coding sequence ATGCCCTTCAACCACCCCCCCCTCCTCGGCCGCGTCGCCTTCGTCAGTGGATCCTCCCGGGGCATCGGCCGGGCCATCGCCGTGGAGCTGGCCCACTGGGGGGCGGACGTGGTGGTCCACGCCCAGAAGAACCTGGACCTGGCCGAGGCCGTGGCGGCTGAAATCCGCGGCCTGGGCCGCCGCGCCATGGTCGTGCTAGCGGACGTGCGGGTGAAGGCGGAGCTGGAGGCCGCCGCCGACCGCGTGAAGGCCGAGCTGGGCCCGGTGGACATCCTCGTGAACAACGTGGGCACCCGGCAGGACGGCCCCTTCATCCTCATGGGCGACGAGAAGTGGGAGGAGGTCATGAACGTCAACCTCCGGGGCACCGTCTACGCCACCAAGGCCTTCGTGCGGGGCATGATGGCCCGCAAGTGGGGCCGCATCGTCAACATCGTCAGCCCCACGGGCATCATCGGCAAGGCGGGCCAGACCAACTACGGCGCCAGCAAGGGCGCGGTGATCGCGCTCACCAAGAGCCTGGCCCGGGAGATGGCCCCCTTCGGCGTCCTGGTGAACGCCGTGAACCCTGGCCTCATCCACACCGAGCTCACCCAGGACGTGTCCGAGGAGATGCGCCGCGAGATGCTGGCCCCGGCCATCCTCAAGCGGGAGGGCGAGCCGGAGGAGGTGGCCGGCGTGGTGGCCTTCCTCTGCTCCGAGTGGGCCAGCTACATGAGCGGCCAGATCATCAACGTGGACGGGGGGCTGTGCCCCTAA